From Carya illinoinensis cultivar Pawnee chromosome 5, C.illinoinensisPawnee_v1, whole genome shotgun sequence, one genomic window encodes:
- the LOC122311052 gene encoding uncharacterized protein LOC122311052: MSLFSPSVRLSLILCSLGLLFGSHFGHALKLPFRVKDVLPALPHQISWPVLNNFHSAVDLLPSFVGSVSPYNGTIEWKGSCFDGNEARLEFTEGDREEQLGGGVLYLKTSAAHSWTCMDLYVFATPYRITWDYYFSAREHTLKFNSWEEHAELEYVKQHGISVFLMPSGMLGTLLSLVDVLPLFSNTAWGQNANIAFLKNHMSASFEKRPQPWRATINPDDVHSGDFLAVSKIRGRWGGFETLEKWVTGAFAGHTAVCLKDEMGNLWVGESGHENEEGEEIIVVIPWDEWWELALKDSSNPQIALLPLHPELRAKFNSTAAWEYARSMAGKPYGYHNMIFSWIDTVSDNYPPPLDAHLVISVMSMWTRMQPAYAANMWNEALNKRLGTEDLDLYEILAETEKRGIAFDQLLTIPEQDEWVYSDGKSTTCVAFILAMYKEAGIFGPTSNSIQVTEFTIRDAYMLKIFEDNQTRLPSWCNNEGGRLPFCQVLGEYWMELPQYNTLEPYTNMNENCPSLPPIYDRPIRC, encoded by the exons ATGTCTCTCTTCTCCCCATCCGTACGGCTCTCGTTGATACTCTGCTCTTTGGGGCTCTTATTTGGTTCCCATTTTGGGCACGCTCTGAAGCTGCCGTTTCGGGTCAAGGACGTGCTTCCCGCCCTGCCCCATCAGATATCGTGGCCGGTGCTTAACAACTTCCACAGTGCCGTCGATTTGTTGCCGTCCTTCGTCGGGTCGGTGAGTCCGTACAATGGGACGATTGAGTGGAAAGGATCTTGCTTTGATGGCAACGAGGCTCGCCTCGAGTTCACCGAAGGCGATCGGGAAGAGCAGTTGGGAGGCGGTGTTCTCTATCTCAAG ACATCTGCAGCGCACAGCTGGACCTGCATGGATCTGTATGTTTTTGCAACACCCTACAGGATTACATGGGATTACTACTTCTCTGCTAGAGAACATACATTGAAATTTAATTCATGGGAAGAGCATGCAGAGTTGGAATAT GTTAAGCAGCACGGGATTTCTGTATTTCTCATGCCATCAGGAATGCTAGGGACCCTGCTTTCTCTAGTGGACGTCTTGCCTTTGTTTTCAAACACTGCATGGGGTCAGAATGCCAACATAGCATTTCTGAAGAACCACATGAGTGCATCATTTGAAAAACGTCCTCAGCCTTGGCGAGCAACTATAAATCCTGATGATGTTCATTCTGGTGACTTCTTAGCCGTGTCAAAGATCCGTGGTCGGTGGGGTGGATTTGAGACATTAGAAAAATGGGTAACTGGTGCATTTGCTGGTCATACAGCAGTTTGTTTGAAGGATGAAATGGGTAATCTTTGGGTTGGTGAATCTGGACACGAGAATGAAGAG GGTGAAGAGATTATAGTGGTAATTCCATGGGATGAATGGTGGGAGTTAGCACTAAAGGATAGTTCTAATCCACAAATAGCCTTGCTTCCATTGCATCCAGAGTTGCGTGCAAAATTCAACTCCACGGCGGCGTGGGAGTATGCTCGGAGCATGGCAGGCAAGCCATATGGTTATCACAACATGATATTTAGTTGGATTGACACAGTATCTGACAACTATCCTCCACCTCTTGATGCTCACTTG GTCATTTCTGTCATGTCTATGTGGACAAGAATGCAGCCAGCATATGCTGCTAATATGTGGAATGAAGCTCTAAACAAGCGACTGGGGACTGAG GATTTGGACTTGTATGAAATTCTAGCTGAAACTGAAAAGCGTGGAATAGCATTTGATCAATTGCTTACCATTCCAGAACAAGATGAGTGGGTGTATAGTGATGGGAAGTCGACAACCTGTGTTGCATTTATACTTGCAATGTATAAAGAGGCTGGAATTTTTGGACCTACTTCTAACTCTATTCAAGTAACTGAGTTCACT ATTCGTGATGCATATATGCTCAAGATATTTGAGGATAACCAAACACGACTGCCAAGTTGGTGTAACAATGAGGGTGGACGGCTCCCATTCTGCCAGGTTCTTGGTGAGTATTGGATGGAATTGCCTCAGTATAACACGCTAGAGCCATATACAAACATGAATGAGAACTGCCCCTCCTTACCTCCTATTTACGATAGGCCCATTCGATGTTAA
- the LOC122311411 gene encoding zinc finger MYND domain-containing protein 15, with protein MECAGKGRGTRCLGAPRRRCSRCGAVAYCSASHQILHWSDHKEECKRFEQQMKRVDILNDFPFTFSQEATLQVLEKETRCLFLSKRGIHQMGMWLHECSCGASVTSSNCSRSNDGWHLPRILCPCTEPVSPMSKQLSGWKDYHEWRCIPLHSPAALLLHWPLTIYHAIQLAGLGSVNHEFREKLYIHYLGPEKELLQLTVFSELHALFPGVHVHIELVGPAIPLNRDGESIDLCNHAHCLETDCSCKSSSESMSMDVKTSRTSKVTLQLRSGLYHDRYRDIAEDFSPHLVIAPNAGIAAYSSWLPTVELIKETKVPAIFSDYCEEACHLGAYCISIITGRPLTFPIQLNPFRQPMVVANSALFLPCYSNCFLFGI; from the exons ATGGAGTGCGCGGGGAAAGGGAGGGGAACTCGGTGTTTGGGCGCACCTAGAAGACGCTGTAGCCGCTGCGGAGCCGTTGCTTATTGTTCTGCCTCTCACCAG ATTTTGCACTGGAGTGATCATAAGGAAGAGTGCAAAAGATTTGAACAACAAATGAAACGTGTAGATATCTTGAATGACTTTCCTTTCACATTTTCTCAAGAAGCTACACTTCAG GTCCTTGAAAAGGAGACTAGGTGTTTATTCTTGAGCAAAAGGGGCATCCATCAAATGGGAATGTGGTTACATGAATGCTCTTGTGGGGCGTCAGTTACTTCCTCTAATTGCTCTAG GTCAAATGACGGTTGGCATCTTCCCCGAATCTTGTGCCCTTGTACTG AGCCTGTTTCTCCAATGTCGAAGCAGTTAAGTGGTTGGAAGGACTACCATGAGTGGAGGTGCATTCCACTTCATTCACCTGCTGCTTTGCTTCTTCACTGG CCACTTACAATTTATCATGCCATTCAATTAGCTGGTTTGGGAAGTGTGAACCATGAATTCAGGGAGAAACTCTACATACACTATCTCG GGCCTGAGAAAGAGCTTCTTCAACTTACTGTCTTCTCAGAGTTGCATGCACTTTTTCCTGGTGTGCATGTCCATATAGAGCTTGTTGGACCTGCAATTCCATTAAATAG GGATGGTGAGAGTATTGATCTTTGCAATCATGCTCATTGCCTTGAGACAGATTGCAGCTGCAAATCTTCAAGTGAGAGTATGAGCATGGATGTAAAGACTAGCCGGACTTCAAAAGTGACATTGCAGCTTCGAAGTGGGCTTTACCATGATCGATACAGGGATATAGCAGAG GATTTCTCTCCTCATTTGGTGATTGCACCAAATGCTGGCATTGCTGCTTATTCAAGTTGGTTGCCTACAGTT GAGCTAATAAAGGAGACAAAGGTCCCAGCAATATTTTCTGATTACTGTGAAGAAGCTTGTCACCTTGGAGCTTATTGTATAAGCATTATAACTGGCCGTCCTCTCACATTTCCT ATACAATTAAATCCATTCAGGCAGCCGATGGTGGTTGCAAACAGTGCTCTGTTTCTTCCTTGCTACAGTAATTGCTTCCTCTTTGGGATTTGA